One Paenibacillus crassostreae DNA segment encodes these proteins:
- a CDS encoding EamA family transporter, protein MNVLKYSIFVIMGALSYGTLSTMIKLGMVDGFTSGELVGSQYMIGWIVIAAIFLFTFNYRISLKNVGKLLFTGVITASVGITYAVSVSELPASIAVVFFFQFTWMGVLIESVLTRTKPSRNKVVAIILLLMGTLLAGAIFEESLSALSIKGVVFGLLAALLNAINMVLTSKVATQEKAPKRLFFIGTGAFLTVLLTTPTTGMVTQLVETNLWKYGLFLGLFGVVIPFLLFAIGMPKIGAGLGTILCAAELPSAMIMSVWLLNEGVTPLQWIGMILIVIGIIAPELLNRFTLDYYPMKRWMSHNRHG, encoded by the coding sequence TTGAACGTATTGAAATATTCTATTTTTGTTATAATGGGAGCATTATCGTATGGAACATTATCAACGATGATTAAGCTCGGCATGGTCGATGGTTTCACTTCAGGAGAATTAGTGGGTAGCCAATATATGATTGGTTGGATTGTTATTGCTGCAATTTTTCTCTTCACCTTTAATTATAGGATATCATTGAAAAATGTAGGTAAATTATTGTTTACAGGGGTCATTACAGCATCAGTGGGGATTACCTACGCAGTTTCTGTATCTGAATTACCGGCATCGATCGCAGTTGTTTTCTTTTTCCAATTCACATGGATGGGTGTTCTGATCGAAAGTGTTCTGACCAGAACAAAACCGAGTAGAAATAAAGTAGTGGCTATTATATTGTTACTTATGGGAACTTTGTTGGCGGGAGCTATCTTCGAAGAATCATTATCTGCATTAAGTATCAAGGGAGTTGTTTTTGGTCTGCTTGCAGCTTTACTTAATGCGATTAACATGGTGCTTACTTCTAAAGTTGCCACACAAGAAAAGGCTCCAAAGAGACTCTTCTTTATTGGTACGGGGGCGTTTCTAACGGTATTACTTACAACACCGACAACAGGCATGGTTACTCAACTTGTCGAAACGAATCTATGGAAGTATGGATTATTTCTAGGTTTGTTTGGTGTAGTCATTCCGTTCTTATTATTTGCTATCGGTATGCCCAAAATTGGGGCTGGATTAGGAACGATCCTATGTGCCGCTGAACTACCTTCAGCCATGATCATGTCGGTCTGGTTGTTAAATGAAGGTGTTACACCGCTTCAATGGATTGGAATGATCTTGATTGTCATAGGAATTATTGCGCCGGAGTTACTCAACAGATTCACACTTGATTACTATCCAATGAAAAGGTGGATGTCTCACAATAGAC
- a CDS encoding DUF5643 domain-containing protein, translating into MLLKNSEFNLTIPVDHERFAELQSEYIIGETIQVEGQSISFTKAIVSPLRISLYVDYDEDNSKQIFGPGDIHLVDDKGTVWRNISGSLGPGRDHQVYHFESPYFEKPKSLMIEGSWFRALDKNQLSVMIDTEKGQLLKSPDVKLNLSKISNFDKYMKLDFALSGLDAKDNMMYFLFEGEFTDGDGNHYKTADLHNIVGGYMDGSEPKSQHSLFYVDKLAYKQPLTLTIYDYPTYIHQDYTVRIK; encoded by the coding sequence GTGCTGCTTAAGAATTCAGAATTTAATCTGACAATACCTGTTGATCACGAGAGGTTCGCTGAACTTCAGAGTGAGTATATCATTGGAGAGACCATCCAAGTTGAAGGTCAGAGTATCAGCTTTACCAAAGCAATTGTCTCTCCTTTACGTATTTCCTTGTACGTGGATTACGATGAAGATAATTCCAAACAGATTTTTGGACCTGGTGATATTCATTTAGTTGATGATAAAGGCACTGTCTGGAGAAATATATCGGGTAGTTTGGGCCCGGGAAGGGATCATCAAGTTTATCATTTTGAGAGTCCGTATTTTGAAAAGCCCAAATCATTGATGATTGAGGGAAGCTGGTTCCGAGCACTCGATAAAAATCAATTATCCGTCATGATTGACACTGAAAAGGGACAATTACTAAAATCACCAGATGTGAAACTTAATCTGAGTAAGATCTCGAACTTCGATAAATATATGAAACTGGATTTTGCCCTTAGTGGTCTTGACGCTAAAGACAATATGATGTATTTCTTATTTGAAGGTGAGTTTACAGATGGAGATGGCAATCACTACAAGACAGCAGATCTTCATAATATTGTCGGTGGTTATATGGATGGCTCAGAACCAAAGTCGCAACATTCACTATTTTATGTAGATAAACTTGCCTATAAACAGCCACTAACACTTACCATTTATGACTATCCAACATATATCCATCAGGACTACACGGTTCGCATAAAATAA
- a CDS encoding sigma factor-like helix-turn-helix DNA-binding protein → MTLSEIANLLERPEGTVKTWLNKALKELRIGFRKEDARVLRYSIIR, encoded by the coding sequence ATGACCTTAAGTGAGATCGCCAACCTGCTGGAGAGACCGGAAGGTACAGTGAAAACATGGTTGAATAAAGCATTAAAGGAACTCCGAATCGGATTTCGGAAGGAGGATGCTCGTGTTCTACGATATTCAATCATCAGATAA
- a CDS encoding phosphotransferase → MDLLINNNTRLPIRNKMDQIYVCMQIIFGEVAFKPLTIICDDLGYNTPNFTTAGIYHLHGLVRTNNEQLPWSIILKVIKPDSAEKEEPQHHNYWRREALIFESKVLDNLPESIEVAKSYLVEEQQDGTIWLWMEYVEGIHAHSQEQFNFIARQLGRFNGSYLTGTGIPDEEWICRGWLKSWTTSSRMYAPILEPYLNILHREKVLSIWEWFQGFTKDIEHKLASLENLPRVLAHQDLSQMNMLLNKDHSESGRLVLIDWQFMSISGIGEDLGKMFGVNMSLGIIPIHEYEVFQNSLFKAYIKGLRDMGWQGDEGLARYGYCLSTALRSVWEVPQFISLVSQLEVDPCNSKIQDRVAQLEGIINIHMKMALEADQLNN, encoded by the coding sequence TTGGATCTGTTGATAAATAACAATACAAGGTTACCTATACGCAATAAGATGGATCAAATCTATGTTTGTATGCAAATAATATTTGGGGAAGTTGCATTTAAACCTTTAACGATCATTTGTGATGATTTAGGTTATAATACACCAAATTTTACAACGGCGGGTATCTATCACCTACATGGCCTCGTAAGAACTAATAATGAGCAGCTACCGTGGTCCATTATATTAAAAGTGATCAAACCAGATAGTGCAGAGAAAGAAGAACCTCAACATCACAATTACTGGCGTCGGGAAGCACTTATATTTGAATCAAAGGTATTAGATAATCTGCCTGAATCAATTGAAGTAGCCAAGAGTTATCTTGTTGAAGAACAGCAGGATGGTACGATTTGGTTATGGATGGAATATGTTGAAGGGATTCATGCCCACTCTCAAGAACAATTTAACTTTATAGCTCGTCAGCTAGGAAGGTTTAATGGGAGTTATCTTACAGGAACAGGAATACCTGATGAGGAATGGATATGTAGAGGTTGGCTTAAGTCATGGACAACATCAAGTCGAATGTACGCTCCTATTCTAGAACCTTATTTAAATATACTACATAGAGAAAAAGTGCTGAGCATTTGGGAATGGTTTCAAGGTTTTACTAAAGATATAGAACATAAGCTAGCTTCATTAGAAAACTTGCCGCGTGTGTTAGCACATCAAGACTTGAGCCAAATGAATATGCTATTAAACAAGGATCATTCAGAGAGCGGTCGATTAGTGTTAATAGACTGGCAATTCATGAGTATATCAGGTATTGGTGAAGACCTTGGTAAGATGTTTGGTGTAAATATGAGCTTGGGCATCATACCCATTCATGAATACGAAGTTTTTCAAAATTCTTTATTCAAAGCATACATTAAAGGATTGAGAGATATGGGTTGGCAGGGGGACGAGGGACTAGCTAGATATGGTTACTGTTTAAGTACTGCTTTACGAAGCGTCTGGGAGGTTCCTCAGTTCATATCATTAGTGTCTCAGTTAGAAGTGGATCCTTGTAACTCAAAGATTCAAGATCGAGTTGCTCAACTTGAGGGAATTATCAATATTCACATGAAAATGGCGTTAGAGGCCGATCAGTTAAATAATTAA
- a CDS encoding phosphotransferase, with the protein MKHEGEWLEGQLVKAKSYVDHGQTEGSLELLEQLILNKPLSVQQTMIHGDCTTDNVLVINGEVQTFIDVAVMTVGDPRYDEFLAIESCEDNPIYIRAFYDGYHRYKIS; encoded by the coding sequence ATGAAACATGAAGGTGAATGGCTAGAAGGACAACTGGTTAAGGCGAAAAGTTATGTTGATCATGGACAAACAGAAGGTAGCTTAGAATTGTTAGAGCAATTAATATTGAACAAGCCGTTGTCGGTACAGCAAACGATGATTCACGGAGATTGCACAACCGACAATGTACTTGTGATTAATGGAGAAGTGCAGACATTCATAGATGTAGCAGTTATGACGGTGGGAGACCCACGTTATGATGAATTCTTAGCGATCGAAAGTTGTGAAGATAATCCTATATACATACGAGCATTTTATGATGGATATCATCGGTATAAAATATCATAA
- a CDS encoding GNAT family N-acetyltransferase — translation MEIKLDDLSGSEVAQLLGEHLHSMALHSPPESIHALDLEGLKRPEVTFWSAWEDDELVGCGALKELDGQHGEIKSMRTSTLYLRKGVAKQLLEHIIQEAKNRGYRRLSLETGSMDAFEPAKKLYASVGFQYCKPFSNYIEDPYSVFMTKEL, via the coding sequence TTGGAAATTAAATTAGATGACTTAAGTGGGTCTGAAGTGGCCCAATTATTAGGAGAACATCTACATAGTATGGCATTACATTCCCCGCCAGAAAGTATTCATGCCCTAGATCTAGAGGGATTGAAAAGACCAGAAGTTACATTCTGGAGTGCATGGGAAGATGATGAATTGGTTGGCTGTGGGGCACTGAAAGAACTTGATGGTCAACATGGTGAGATCAAATCAATGCGAACTTCTACATTATATTTAAGAAAGGGTGTCGCAAAGCAACTCCTTGAACATATCATTCAAGAAGCAAAGAATCGTGGTTATCGCCGTCTAAGTTTAGAAACAGGTTCAATGGATGCTTTCGAACCAGCTAAGAAACTATATGCTAGTGTTGGGTTTCAATATTGTAAGCCGTTTTCGAATTACATAGAGGATCCATATAGTGTATTTATGACAAAAGAATTATAA
- a CDS encoding histidine phosphatase family protein → MKRSELLKCWLIIASSPYARAKQTVQYIAEQKSLNIVEYEELVERPIKGLETKTSWDVLHEAIRKSFVDKDFALEGGETTHRAQQRAIPIMESLLEEYRGKNIVIGTHGNIMTIIINYYDETFGFDFWNTTSKPDIYRMIFNKNQLEHVERVWNYNN, encoded by the coding sequence TTGAAGCGAAGCGAGTTGCTGAAATGCTGGCTGATTATTGCATCAAGTCCCTACGCTAGAGCCAAACAGACCGTTCAATACATAGCTGAACAGAAGTCGTTAAATATTGTTGAGTACGAAGAACTCGTTGAACGTCCGATAAAAGGCTTGGAAACCAAAACTTCCTGGGATGTATTACATGAAGCTATACGTAAATCCTTTGTGGATAAAGATTTTGCATTAGAAGGTGGAGAAACTACGCACAGAGCACAACAAAGAGCAATTCCAATCATGGAGAGCCTCCTAGAGGAATACCGGGGGAAGAATATAGTGATAGGTACACATGGTAATATCATGACCATTATCATAAATTACTACGATGAAACGTTTGGATTCGATTTCTGGAATACGACTTCGAAGCCTGATATTTACAGAATGATATTTAATAAGAATCAGTTAGAACATGTGGAGAGGGTATGGAATTATAATAACTAA
- a CDS encoding MFS transporter, with translation MKIMSDHWKYSSMLLFGIGVSNVGSWIYFIALNLIVLHMTQSPLAVSVLYILKPLATIFTNVWSGSLIDRLNKRNLMVILDILRAILITLLPLFSSVGYIYMLVFLINMVGSMFGPTSMSYITQLIPTEQRPRFNSLNSLIGSGAFLLGPAVAGILFLVGSPIFAIYINAIALLISGIITWLMPDLDRQSMNESLKVQEQRGTMTVLKDDWNTVLQFYRRNISIMVICFLFGSVFVVMASAVDSLEASFATLVLHMTDGEYGILVSIAGAGIIVGAIMNTLFINKMDGLWMIGLGALGVCLGYVIYAFSSSFLIAAIGFLVLACCLAFVNTGFATFYQNHIPVDVMGRVGSINAFIEAIFMMVATVALGIAAEIISLRLSVIAGVLVMVLLGISLLVYVMKEPFKGNLGRITEDITMHIS, from the coding sequence GTGAAAATAATGTCAGATCATTGGAAATATTCTTCCATGTTATTGTTTGGTATAGGCGTATCTAATGTGGGATCTTGGATTTACTTTATCGCACTTAACCTAATAGTGTTACACATGACACAATCACCACTCGCTGTCTCGGTACTTTATATTCTGAAACCATTAGCAACTATATTCACGAATGTGTGGTCTGGTAGCTTAATTGACCGCTTAAATAAGCGAAATCTAATGGTCATACTCGACATATTAAGGGCGATATTGATAACTCTTTTACCCTTATTCTCATCGGTCGGGTACATATACATGCTTGTTTTTCTAATCAATATGGTGGGTTCCATGTTTGGTCCTACATCCATGTCATACATAACTCAACTCATTCCAACAGAACAAAGACCTCGGTTTAATTCGCTTAACAGTTTAATTGGTTCTGGAGCATTTCTATTGGGCCCAGCGGTGGCTGGAATTCTATTTCTAGTTGGTTCACCGATCTTCGCCATTTATATTAATGCTATCGCCTTATTGATCTCAGGAATTATTACATGGTTGATGCCAGACTTGGATAGACAATCCATGAACGAGAGCTTGAAAGTACAAGAACAGAGGGGGACTATGACTGTATTAAAAGACGATTGGAACACGGTTTTACAATTCTATCGAAGAAACATATCTATCATGGTTATTTGTTTTCTATTTGGAAGTGTATTCGTGGTAATGGCATCGGCGGTGGACTCACTTGAAGCTTCATTTGCAACCTTGGTCCTCCATATGACAGATGGTGAATATGGGATTCTTGTGAGTATTGCAGGGGCAGGTATCATCGTTGGGGCTATCATGAACACTCTTTTTATAAATAAAATGGATGGTTTATGGATGATTGGGTTAGGAGCCTTGGGCGTGTGTCTTGGGTATGTGATCTATGCTTTCTCAAGTTCATTCTTAATAGCAGCTATTGGATTCTTAGTCTTGGCTTGTTGTTTAGCTTTTGTTAACACAGGTTTCGCTACATTTTATCAAAATCATATTCCAGTGGATGTTATGGGTAGGGTAGGTAGTATCAATGCGTTTATAGAAGCCATATTTATGATGGTAGCAACCGTGGCTCTTGGTATTGCAGCAGAAATCATTTCACTTCGACTCTCCGTGATTGCAGGAGTTTTGGTGATGGTATTATTAGGGATTTCGTTATTGGTATATGTAATGAAAGAACCATTTAAAGGGAATCTTGGTCGTATTACAGAAGATATAACTATGCATATTTCTTAG
- a CDS encoding RNA-guided endonuclease InsQ/TnpB family protein: MYRTHQVWIKPGHCLFAYLDQACQDAKNLYNTTNFYIRQIVTAFGKNEPLQPLQEEVLDTLASHIDVMNERRRDKNCSHPFKLPSKESPFVHYNFLDALFKVMNQIDYRALPTQCSQGIMKVVFHNWNAFFASIKDYRQHPEKYNGKPNIPGYSRNKVKEVIFSNQDCLIKERKCLKFPKTKLQLNIGKLGCTDGQLMQVRVVPSHGQYVVEMIFAYPIEKKEAVQEHVLAIDLGVNNLATIVTTTGAKPIIVKGKIVKAINQYYNKMKAYYTSILRQGKEPREGAYTSRRIERLHLKRHRRIKDLFHKVSHHIVTLAVEHNIGTIVIGHNDGWKQAPGIGRRNNQSFSHIPHQMLIEMIKYKATEQGIVVILTEEAYTSKASFLDQDPLPNYGVEGRWIFSGKRVYRGLYKNTKGLVHADVNGAANIMRKVFPNVSAKGANGIEGLDGKQTINVSTPLVLSILK, encoded by the coding sequence ATGTACAGAACCCATCAAGTGTGGATTAAGCCAGGTCATTGCTTGTTTGCGTACCTCGATCAAGCATGTCAGGATGCCAAAAATCTGTATAACACGACCAATTTTTACATCCGACAGATTGTTACCGCTTTTGGGAAGAATGAGCCTCTTCAGCCGTTGCAAGAGGAAGTTCTGGACACGCTGGCATCCCATATTGACGTCATGAACGAACGGCGAAGAGATAAGAACTGTTCCCATCCGTTCAAGCTACCCTCGAAAGAGAGTCCCTTTGTTCATTATAATTTCTTGGATGCTTTGTTCAAAGTGATGAATCAAATCGATTACCGAGCGCTCCCAACGCAGTGCAGTCAGGGAATTATGAAGGTGGTGTTCCACAATTGGAATGCCTTCTTTGCCAGTATCAAGGATTACCGCCAGCATCCTGAGAAGTACAACGGCAAGCCTAATATTCCAGGGTATTCTCGGAATAAGGTGAAGGAAGTCATTTTCTCCAATCAAGATTGTTTGATCAAGGAACGGAAATGTCTTAAGTTTCCAAAGACCAAGTTGCAGTTGAACATTGGCAAACTGGGCTGTACTGACGGACAACTGATGCAAGTACGTGTCGTCCCAAGCCATGGGCAATATGTGGTTGAAATGATCTTCGCTTATCCGATCGAGAAGAAGGAAGCGGTACAAGAACACGTGCTAGCGATTGATCTTGGCGTCAATAATCTTGCAACCATCGTCACGACCACCGGAGCAAAACCGATCATCGTGAAGGGCAAGATCGTTAAAGCGATTAATCAGTATTACAACAAGATGAAGGCGTACTATACCAGCATTCTTCGTCAGGGCAAGGAACCACGTGAAGGAGCGTACACGTCCAGACGAATAGAACGGCTTCATTTGAAGCGCCACCGTAGGATCAAAGACTTGTTCCACAAGGTAAGTCATCATATCGTTACGTTGGCAGTGGAGCACAACATCGGTACGATCGTCATTGGTCATAACGATGGATGGAAGCAAGCGCCCGGAATCGGACGGCGAAACAATCAGTCCTTCAGTCATATTCCCCATCAGATGCTCATCGAGATGATCAAGTATAAGGCAACAGAACAAGGAATAGTCGTTATCCTGACGGAAGAGGCGTATACCTCAAAAGCAAGCTTCCTGGATCAAGACCCGTTGCCGAATTATGGTGTAGAGGGAAGATGGATCTTCTCAGGCAAACGGGTATATCGGGGTCTGTATAAGAATACGAAGGGCTTAGTACATGCCGATGTAAACGGCGCAGCCAACATTATGCGAAAAGTATTCCCAAACGTATCCGCCAAAGGAGCAAATGGGATAGAGGGGTTGGATGGTAAGCAGACCATCAACGTGTCAACTCCACTGGTGTTAAGCATCCTGAAATAA
- a CDS encoding DUF1801 domain-containing protein — protein MYEQKTKETESSIIEFIENVESLKKREDAYQLLDIFTETTGFQAKMWGPSIIGFGSYHYKYESGHEGDAPLVGFSPRKAKISLYFATGDTERELLLKDFGKHTSGKGCVYINKIADIDVEVLKSLIKESVQFLRETYPND, from the coding sequence ATGTATGAGCAGAAAACAAAAGAAACTGAAAGCAGTATCATTGAGTTTATTGAAAATGTCGAGAGTCTTAAGAAACGTGAAGATGCCTATCAGCTATTAGATATATTTACTGAAACGACTGGCTTTCAAGCAAAGATGTGGGGTCCTAGTATTATTGGTTTCGGATCTTATCACTATAAATATGAATCAGGCCACGAAGGTGATGCTCCATTAGTTGGTTTTTCACCGCGGAAGGCAAAAATCAGTTTATATTTTGCAACAGGAGACACAGAACGTGAGCTCTTATTAAAGGATTTTGGAAAACATACATCTGGTAAGGGATGTGTATATATTAATAAGATCGCAGACATCGATGTTGAGGTACTTAAAAGTCTTATAAAGGAATCCGTTCAATTCTTAAGAGAGACGTATCCTAATGATTGA
- a CDS encoding aminoglycoside N(3)-acetyltransferase produces the protein MTMIQEKRMILTKDNLIEQFKNCGLTAGQTVFIHTSLKSMGFVVGGAETLIRALLEIVGDKGTLMMPSQTWKNLDPATGVHWEEPVEWWPIIRDYWPAYDKVITSTLTMGVVAEMFRKWPGAHRSDHPARSIAAVGRHAEYLTADHELSNIFGSNSPVDKLYTLDGYILLIGVGYDKNTSLHLAETRANFPTKKFTDESSAIMIDGKRSWITYTTQAVDDADFIQLGNEYDKENNNRIYKVGNADVRFIKQRHLIDWSVKWMEKHRV, from the coding sequence ATGACCATGATACAAGAAAAAAGAATGATCTTAACGAAAGATAATTTAATCGAACAATTTAAAAACTGTGGATTAACTGCAGGACAGACCGTATTTATTCATACTTCTTTAAAATCAATGGGATTTGTTGTAGGTGGGGCTGAAACGTTAATACGAGCACTTCTTGAAATTGTGGGTGATAAAGGAACATTAATGATGCCCTCTCAGACATGGAAGAATCTCGATCCAGCCACGGGTGTTCATTGGGAAGAGCCGGTTGAATGGTGGCCTATCATCCGTGATTACTGGCCCGCTTACGATAAAGTAATTACCTCTACCTTAACTATGGGTGTCGTCGCTGAAATGTTTAGAAAGTGGCCTGGAGCCCACCGTTCAGATCATCCCGCAAGATCAATTGCAGCTGTAGGTAGACATGCGGAATATTTAACAGCAGATCATGAATTAAGTAATATTTTTGGAAGCAACTCACCCGTAGATAAATTGTATACATTAGATGGATATATACTATTAATTGGTGTCGGCTATGATAAAAACACATCCCTTCATTTAGCTGAGACTAGAGCAAACTTTCCTACCAAAAAATTTACAGATGAGAGCAGCGCCATTATGATCGATGGGAAGAGATCGTGGATAACTTATACGACCCAAGCAGTTGATGATGCAGATTTCATACAATTAGGCAACGAATATGACAAAGAAAATAACAATAGAATTTATAAAGTAGGCAATGCTGATGTAAGATTTATAAA